GTGAACGCCGGGCCATGGTTCTGGAAATGATCCGAATGGACCAGCAAGACACGGTTGATCAATATGTAAAGACCAAGCCTGGCGTATCTTCAAGCGCAGGTCTTGGCAATGCCCTGAAGTGGTCAACGTCCGGCTGGGGGGCGTGGGGTCACTATGAAGCCATTTTAAAGCCTGCTTTGGCCAAAAACCTGCCAATTTATGGGGCAAATTTAGGCTTTTCAAAGATGCGGGCCATTGCCCGATCAGGATTGCCTGCCCTTAAACTTGAAACCCTGAAAGCCTTGCGGCTTGGAACTGATAGCCCGCCAATGAAAGCGCCCATCATGGGGGCCATGGAAGCTGAGATTGTTCAGGCCCATTGCGGGATGATAAAACCGGGGCGTGCGGGCAATTTTGCCCTTATCCAGCTGGTTCGTGACGCAAGTTTTGCGCATATCATGGAAAAGAGTGCCAAGAACATGGATGGCACCATCTTGATCGCAGGTGCGGGCCATGTTCGGAAAGACCGAGGCGTTCCCATGCACCTGAGGCGCCTTGCTAACACCAAGCCCAACACCTTACCTATTACCATTTTTACCATTGCTGCCATTGAAGTGGCCCACGGCCTGGACCACCCTGAAAAATATGGCGAAATTTATGGCGCGCCAACGCCCCCCTTTGACGCCATCTGGTTTACCCCAAGGATGAGCAATCGCAACCCGTGTGATCGGTTCAAGAAAAAGAACTAATAAACTGATTTAAATATTAAAAAAGGAGGGCAAGCCCTCCGGGTAAACATTAAAAAATATATTGATCTACATCTGTTTGCTATAGATCACGCCTGGCATCAGACCTTCCCGTGTACCACCACTCGCCTGCTGCCTTGATGCATACGCATTGGCTGCACGTCCATGGGCCGAAACAGCGCTAATTTCCATGGCATCGGTTGCTTCTATAGGGTCATGATCAATGTCTGCATTCGGAGCGGCCATATCCGAAACGCCAAGTTCGTCCAAAAGACCACAAATGGCTGAATTACTATATCCATCCCCAATCAACTGCTTTGCGACCACGGCACGGGCACCAGAACTGATATCCACGACATCCATCATGTCTTCAAGGGATGGTTGATCCCCTGTCCGCTCATCGCCAACCCATTCGCTGCCGAGAATGACTTCGTCCTGCTCATCACGACGTTCTTCACCACTACGGCGTTCCAGGCCATCGTAGTTCTTGCCAGAAGCAGTGCGCCGATCAGCAAGCCTTGACGAACTGGCCTCGACACCGTTGGTCGCACCAAGTTCACCAAATTTGGCGGCACTGGCTAAGGGCGACTGCATTGGTTTAATCGAATCAATCACTAAATGCTCCGTACAAACTTTTGATTTCTGAACAGATGCATTAGGTCAAGATTCAAAATTGGGCTCAACAATTAGCGTTTTACATTTATCTAAAATTACCCGGGCATTTACTTAAAGTTTTATCCTTTAAAACTCGGTTGAATAACTGATTGATTTTATTGTATAATTACTGACGGATCATTTCCTTATTGCGTATTCTAAATACATCAAATAGCGGGAAATTGATAAAATGCCATCTATTATAAGGTTTACACCTAGGTTTGGGCGATTGTGTCTGGCCTTGGTTGCGACATTTATTTGCTTCTCAAATCCAAATGATTCGGGATTAGCATCAGCACAAAGCAAATATCAGGCACCGGCAGACGCCTACCAAAAGGGCGATTTTTCAACGGCTTTCACGCTCTGGATACGCTTGGCGGAAGAAGGCAATCGTGGGTCTTATTACAATCTTGGCAATCTTTATCTCAAGGGTCGCGGGGTACGGCTGAATTTATTGGAAGCCTACAAGTGGTTTTTGCTGGCAGACCGGGCGGGCTTGCCACAGGCCAAGGTAGCGCTCAGACGGATGAATAAAGTCATGACACCGGCAGACAAAAA
This is a stretch of genomic DNA from Rhodospirillales bacterium. It encodes these proteins:
- a CDS encoding ChaN family lipoprotein, with protein sequence MHHSQISPPPQSRLLIRLAIIFGLVPVLFGCALPNQGPNHWQNNWQSPLSHNHPLAGKIWITSENRYVSPENLLKRLEGQRHILIGEKHNNPDHHRIQAWITSRLINAGERRAMVLEMIRMDQQDTVDQYVKTKPGVSSSAGLGNALKWSTSGWGAWGHYEAILKPALAKNLPIYGANLGFSKMRAIARSGLPALKLETLKALRLGTDSPPMKAPIMGAMEAEIVQAHCGMIKPGRAGNFALIQLVRDASFAHIMEKSAKNMDGTILIAGAGHVRKDRGVPMHLRRLANTKPNTLPITIFTIAAIEVAHGLDHPEKYGEIYGAPTPPFDAIWFTPRMSNRNPCDRFKKKN
- a CDS encoding sel1 repeat family protein, giving the protein MAEEGNRGSYYNLGNLYLKGRGVRLNLLEAYKWFLLADRAGLPQAKVALRRMNKVMTPADKKEANLRVLRWYDLHPKTRR